A genomic window from Slackia heliotrinireducens DSM 20476 includes:
- the fabG gene encoding 3-oxoacyl-ACP reductase FabG, producing the protein MLTGKTALVTGGSRGIGAAIAQRLASLGANVAVVYAGNREAAEKVCDLCGTHARAYRCDVSNWDEAKATVKAIKDDFGTVDILVNNAGVTRDGLIATMREEDYDAVLDVNLKGAFNMIRHCTGLFIRNRGGSIVNVSSVSGLMGNAGQSNYAASKAGLVGLTKSVAKELAPKGIRCNAVAPGFIQTDMTSDQESNALLDAIPLGRMGTPADVADAVAYLVCAPYVTGTVLRVDGGIAM; encoded by the coding sequence ATGCTAACTGGGAAAACCGCCCTCGTTACCGGCGGGTCGCGAGGCATAGGGGCCGCAATCGCGCAGCGCCTGGCGTCGCTGGGCGCCAACGTGGCGGTGGTCTACGCAGGAAACCGCGAGGCCGCCGAAAAGGTTTGTGACCTATGCGGCACACATGCGCGGGCCTACCGATGCGACGTCTCGAACTGGGACGAAGCGAAGGCGACCGTGAAGGCCATCAAAGACGACTTCGGCACGGTCGACATCCTCGTGAACAACGCGGGCGTGACGCGCGACGGGCTGATCGCCACCATGCGTGAGGAAGATTACGACGCCGTGCTGGACGTGAACCTGAAAGGCGCGTTCAACATGATTCGCCATTGCACGGGCCTGTTTATCAGGAACCGCGGAGGCAGCATCGTCAACGTGAGCTCCGTGTCGGGCCTTATGGGCAACGCCGGCCAGAGCAATTACGCAGCCTCCAAGGCGGGGCTCGTCGGCCTGACGAAGTCCGTCGCCAAGGAGCTTGCGCCCAAGGGCATCCGCTGCAATGCGGTGGCCCCTGGGTTCATCCAGACCGACATGACCTCTGACCAGGAATCCAACGCGCTGCTCGACGCCATTCCCCTTGGTCGCATGGGGACGCCGGCCGACGTTGCGGACGCCGTGGCGTATCTGGTCTGCGCGCCGTACGTGACGGGCACGGTGCTGCGCGTCGACGGCGGAATTGCCATGTAG
- a CDS encoding ACP S-malonyltransferase: MAGLAFVFSGQGDQRPGMGKDLYDQGGAAARVFDTCERLRPGTIDQCFGASLDELSRTENAQPCLFAMELAMAESLREQGISPQAVAGFSLGEMVAATFAGVFTPEDGFGLVCTRGRLMQQAAQRFDTFMAAVVKLDASQVRSLCEQMPDVYPVNFNCPGQTTVAGSSLQQAAFIESVRQAGGRAIPLNVSGAFHSPYMEEAAGAFAKELRLKQAHPANIAMYSNVTGGPYGTIDPVDLLWRQVASPVLWETEVGRMIDDGIDTFVEIGPGHTLTNMIRRISSEVRAVSAAECNVAEL; encoded by the coding sequence ATGGCTGGCCTAGCGTTCGTGTTCTCCGGCCAGGGCGACCAGCGCCCGGGCATGGGCAAGGACCTTTACGACCAAGGTGGAGCGGCGGCGCGCGTTTTCGACACGTGCGAACGGCTGCGCCCCGGCACCATCGACCAGTGCTTTGGCGCGTCGTTGGACGAGCTGAGCCGGACGGAAAACGCGCAGCCATGCCTGTTCGCGATGGAGCTCGCCATGGCGGAAAGCCTTCGCGAGCAGGGCATAAGCCCTCAGGCGGTAGCAGGCTTCTCGCTCGGCGAGATGGTCGCGGCCACGTTTGCGGGCGTGTTCACGCCGGAGGACGGGTTCGGTCTCGTATGCACGCGCGGGCGGCTCATGCAGCAGGCTGCACAGCGCTTCGACACGTTCATGGCTGCTGTGGTTAAACTGGATGCATCCCAGGTCAGAAGTCTGTGCGAGCAGATGCCCGATGTGTATCCGGTCAATTTCAACTGCCCGGGGCAAACCACGGTGGCGGGGTCTTCTCTTCAGCAGGCCGCGTTCATCGAGTCGGTGCGCCAGGCGGGCGGCCGCGCGATTCCGCTTAACGTGTCGGGCGCGTTCCATTCGCCGTATATGGAAGAGGCCGCAGGCGCATTTGCGAAGGAGCTCAGGCTCAAGCAGGCCCATCCTGCGAACATCGCGATGTATTCGAACGTGACGGGCGGCCCGTACGGAACGATCGATCCGGTCGATCTGCTGTGGCGCCAGGTGGCAAGCCCGGTGCTGTGGGAAACCGAGGTGGGTCGCATGATTGACGACGGAATAGACACCTTCGTCGAGATAGGTCCTGGCCACACGCTGACCAACATGATCCGGCGGATTTCCTCGGAGGTCCGCGCGGTAAGCGCCGCCGAGTGCAACGTCGCGGAGCTCTAA